From a single Shewanella donghaensis genomic region:
- a CDS encoding ribonuclease H family protein — protein MAKKFYVVWSGRETGIFTSWDYTKKQVDKFPQAKYKSFPTEAEAKAAFGASPAKSIGTASSSNVKSGSGVKSKTKSASKAAIDLSSHEVMIFTDGGCEPNPGKAGSGMAIYRKGDLAELWFGIFNPNGTNNSAELNALYQAILVAEKAIKANQTVKILSDSQYSINCITNWAYGWKTKGWKRKTAGYIANLEVIKQAHELYEAIKDNVVIEHVAAHIGIEGNELADRMSIYAIDQKNTDFVKYEKALDLAAILSLRTG, from the coding sequence ATGGCAAAGAAGTTTTATGTAGTTTGGTCAGGACGTGAGACGGGTATTTTTACCAGTTGGGATTATACCAAGAAGCAAGTGGATAAATTTCCGCAGGCGAAATACAAATCTTTCCCAACGGAAGCGGAAGCTAAAGCGGCCTTTGGTGCATCACCTGCCAAAAGCATCGGGACAGCTTCAAGCAGTAATGTTAAATCTGGTTCAGGTGTTAAGTCTAAAACTAAGTCGGCGTCAAAAGCAGCTATTGATTTATCCAGTCACGAGGTGATGATATTTACTGATGGTGGCTGTGAGCCAAATCCTGGTAAAGCGGGCTCTGGCATGGCTATTTACCGTAAAGGCGATTTAGCTGAACTGTGGTTTGGCATATTTAACCCTAATGGCACCAATAATAGCGCCGAATTGAATGCCCTTTATCAAGCCATATTAGTGGCAGAAAAAGCCATTAAAGCAAATCAAACCGTTAAAATTCTTAGTGACTCCCAATATTCGATTAATTGCATTACCAATTGGGCTTATGGCTGGAAAACCAAAGGCTGGAAACGAAAGACTGCTGGTTATATTGCTAACCTTGAAGTCATTAAACAAGCGCATGAACTTTATGAAGCGATTAAGGACAATGTTGTCATTGAACATGTCGCAGCGCATATTGGTATTGAAGGTAATGAACTGGCCGATCGTATGTCTATTTATGCCATTGACCAAAAAAATACTGATTTTGTAAAATATGAAAAAGCACTCGATTTAGCGGCAATTTTAAGTTTGCGAACTGGCTAA
- a CDS encoding NADP(H)-dependent aldo-keto reductase, producing the protein MEYQRIAHSSLDVSKICLGSMTWGEQNTQAQAFEQMDYAIGRGVNFIDTAEMYPVPPNAETQGETERIIGNYLKQRGNRDSLVIASKVSAAGPKSDFVRPNMALDWVNIHQAVDASLERLQVDTIDLYQLHWPDRNCNYFGELLYDQLDDEHQTPILETLEALVEVIRQGKVRYIGVSNETPWGLMQYLRLAEKHGLPRIVSVQNPYSLLNRSFEVGMSEISHREELPLLAYSPLAFGALTGKYENNQWPEKARLTLFKRFARYNSTPMAIEATQAYVDLAREFGLSPAQMALAFVNSRRFVASNIIGATNLEQLKENIDSIDVSLSADLIGRINELSNLYRLPCP; encoded by the coding sequence ATGGAATATCAACGAATAGCGCACTCTAGCCTTGATGTTAGCAAGATTTGTCTTGGTAGCATGACATGGGGCGAACAAAACACCCAAGCCCAAGCCTTCGAACAAATGGATTATGCCATTGGCCGCGGTGTTAACTTTATTGATACAGCCGAAATGTATCCTGTTCCTCCTAACGCTGAAACCCAGGGAGAAACAGAGAGAATTATCGGAAATTACCTTAAACAAAGAGGTAATCGCGATAGTTTAGTCATAGCATCAAAAGTATCAGCCGCTGGCCCTAAAAGTGACTTTGTCAGACCCAATATGGCATTAGACTGGGTCAACATTCATCAAGCAGTTGATGCATCTTTAGAGCGACTGCAAGTTGATACCATTGATTTATATCAGCTGCATTGGCCTGATAGAAATTGTAATTACTTTGGTGAGCTACTTTACGATCAGCTTGATGATGAACATCAAACCCCTATTTTAGAAACTTTAGAAGCATTAGTTGAAGTCATCCGCCAAGGTAAGGTTCGTTACATCGGAGTATCGAATGAGACACCATGGGGTTTAATGCAGTACCTACGATTAGCAGAAAAACACGGCTTACCCCGAATCGTCAGTGTACAAAATCCATACAGCTTACTGAATCGCAGCTTTGAAGTGGGTATGTCTGAAATCAGCCACCGTGAAGAACTGCCTTTACTGGCTTATTCGCCATTAGCTTTTGGCGCGTTAACAGGTAAATATGAAAATAATCAGTGGCCTGAAAAAGCGCGATTAACCTTATTTAAGCGCTTTGCCCGTTATAACAGTACACCAATGGCAATTGAAGCAACGCAAGCTTATGTGGATTTAGCCCGTGAATTTGGTTTATCGCCAGCTCAAATGGCGTTAGCTTTTGTGAATTCGAGACGTTTTGTGGCGTCCAATATTATTGGCGCGACTAACCTTGAACAGCTAAAGGAAAATATCGACAGTATTG
- a CDS encoding serine/threonine transporter has product MQRETTSAQDVTVDAQEEQTQVKGWTRQDTTWMLSLFGTAVGAGILFLPINAGMGGFWPLVMMAVIIGPMTYLAHRGLSRFVCSSKNPGSDITEVVEEHFGVSAGKAITVLYFFAIFPIVLIYGVGITNTVDSFIVNQLGFTSPPRIILSAVLIIGMMSVMVAGEKFMLKVTQFLVYPLVAILAFMSFYLIPDWKMDALNVVPSTGEFLGTVWLTIPVLVFAFNHSPAISQFSVSLKREHSNNASKKADVILRNTSMMLVGFVMLFVFSCVLSLSPAQLAEAKDQNLAILSYLANVHSSGFVSYFGPIIAFIAIISSFFGHYLGATEGLKGMITKQLRTSKKEVSDAKINKFILGFMFFSIWIVAVINPSILGMIEALGGPIIAAILYLMPMYAVYKVPALKAYRGRISNVFVVIAGLLAMTAILFGLMS; this is encoded by the coding sequence ATGCAAAGAGAAACTACCAGTGCGCAGGACGTTACTGTTGACGCTCAAGAAGAGCAAACTCAAGTAAAAGGCTGGACTCGCCAAGATACTACCTGGATGCTAAGCCTATTTGGTACCGCAGTGGGTGCCGGTATTTTGTTCTTACCTATTAATGCAGGAATGGGAGGATTTTGGCCCTTAGTTATGATGGCCGTTATCATTGGCCCAATGACATATCTTGCTCATCGCGGCTTATCTCGTTTCGTTTGTTCTTCTAAAAATCCTGGCAGTGACATTACCGAAGTTGTTGAAGAGCATTTTGGTGTGAGCGCGGGTAAAGCGATTACTGTTTTATATTTCTTTGCTATTTTCCCTATTGTACTCATCTATGGCGTTGGTATTACTAACACCGTTGATAGTTTCATTGTCAATCAGCTTGGCTTTACTTCCCCTCCACGTATTATTTTATCTGCAGTGCTGATTATAGGCATGATGTCAGTAATGGTTGCGGGTGAGAAATTCATGTTGAAAGTGACTCAATTCTTAGTTTATCCATTAGTGGCTATTCTCGCATTTATGTCTTTCTATCTGATCCCTGACTGGAAGATGGATGCATTAAACGTTGTGCCATCAACAGGTGAGTTCCTTGGTACTGTTTGGTTGACTATTCCTGTATTGGTATTCGCTTTTAACCATTCGCCAGCTATTTCACAGTTCTCTGTGTCACTTAAGCGTGAGCATAGTAATAACGCTTCTAAAAAAGCTGATGTGATTCTTCGTAACACTTCAATGATGCTTGTTGGCTTCGTGATGCTGTTTGTTTTCTCATGTGTTTTATCGTTAAGCCCAGCGCAACTTGCTGAAGCTAAAGATCAAAACTTAGCGATTCTGTCTTACCTTGCTAATGTGCACTCAAGTGGTTTTGTTAGCTACTTCGGTCCAATCATTGCGTTTATTGCCATTATCTCTTCTTTCTTTGGTCACTACCTAGGTGCCACTGAAGGCTTGAAAGGTATGATTACTAAGCAGTTACGTACTAGCAAAAAAGAAGTGTCAGATGCCAAAATCAACAAATTCATCCTTGGCTTTATGTTCTTTAGTATCTGGATTGTTGCGGTTATTAACCCAAGTATCCTAGGTATGATTGAAGCGTTAGGCGGTCCAATTATTGCTGCGATTCTTTACCTTATGCCTATGTATGCAGTGTATAAAGTACCGGCGTTAAAAGCGTATCGTGGTCGTATCAGCAATGTGT
- a CDS encoding energy transducer TonB, whose protein sequence is MTQDSLLNGNSFGNNSTNHFDNNFGNNSEGSFIAFANQKGFSVTAVVQKMSILTFGAAMTFGLFAFMALLVSNDQVFIDEPSAIPVIQLAFNTPEPTVNKKIIRLKPTPPVIKPQVTSIPTSTKTTGVGIPVDMTAPQLPATKEVYNQGMGTSDAMPVVQVSPQYPMVAARDGREGFVIVEFDINTVGTVINARVLQAEPKRVFDRSAIQAIKGWKYKPKVEQGMPVIQSNQRVRLDFTLDKVQ, encoded by the coding sequence ATGACTCAAGATAGCTTGCTTAATGGAAATAGCTTTGGCAATAACAGTACCAATCACTTTGACAATAACTTTGGCAATAACAGCGAAGGTAGTTTTATTGCTTTTGCTAATCAAAAAGGATTTAGTGTTACTGCAGTTGTGCAGAAAATGAGTATTTTAACCTTTGGCGCAGCAATGACTTTCGGCTTGTTTGCTTTTATGGCGCTGTTAGTTAGCAATGATCAAGTCTTTATCGATGAACCCAGTGCAATACCGGTTATTCAACTGGCCTTTAATACGCCAGAGCCCACAGTGAATAAGAAAATAATTCGCTTAAAACCCACTCCACCGGTTATTAAACCTCAAGTCACGAGTATTCCAACATCAACAAAAACTACGGGCGTAGGTATTCCTGTCGATATGACAGCGCCTCAATTACCGGCCACCAAAGAAGTTTACAATCAAGGCATGGGCACAAGTGATGCTATGCCAGTTGTGCAAGTGTCACCACAATATCCAATGGTGGCAGCGCGGGACGGACGTGAAGGTTTTGTTATTGTAGAATTTGATATTAATACTGTTGGAACGGTGATTAATGCCAGAGTATTGCAGGCTGAACCTAAAAGAGTATTTGATCGTTCGGCTATTCAAGCAATCAAAGGTTGGAAATACAAACCTAAAGTTGAACAAGGCATGCCAGTCATACAATCTAATCAACGTGTGAGGTTGGACTTTACCCTAGATAAAGTTCAGTAA
- the yjjX gene encoding inosine/xanthosine triphosphatase, translating into MSQAELTIIVGSNNPVKINAAKVAIGQYFPEHSIICTGMHAPSLVADQPMTDEETKLGAINRAEFCQSQYIQHNQTADFFIAMEGGVDNFEHGPATFAYMAIIHNQQLSVGRSALLPLPAKVYQALEQGEELGHVMDRLFKTHNIKQKGGAIGLLTHGLATRESIYTQAIILAMAPFMNAEIFNN; encoded by the coding sequence ATGTCTCAAGCAGAATTAACCATTATTGTCGGCTCCAACAACCCAGTAAAAATCAACGCTGCAAAAGTGGCGATTGGGCAATACTTCCCTGAGCACAGCATCATATGCACTGGGATGCATGCGCCTTCATTAGTGGCAGATCAACCTATGACAGATGAAGAAACCAAATTAGGGGCGATTAATCGCGCTGAGTTCTGTCAGTCTCAATATATTCAACATAATCAAACCGCAGACTTTTTTATCGCAATGGAAGGCGGTGTCGATAATTTTGAACATGGCCCTGCCACATTTGCTTATATGGCCATCATTCATAACCAACAACTATCAGTTGGCCGCAGCGCCCTGCTACCTTTACCCGCAAAAGTATATCAAGCATTAGAACAGGGCGAAGAACTCGGACACGTGATGGATAGATTATTTAAGACCCACAACATCAAACAAAAAGGCGGCGCTATTGGATTACTCACTCACGGTTTAGCAACCCGTGAAAGCATTTATACCCAAGCCATCATTCTGGCGATGGCGCCCTTTATGAATGCTGAAATATTCAACAATTAG